Sequence from the Rhodococcus jostii RHA1 genome:
CGGCGTCTGCGGTGTGTAGTGGATCAGCTCGAAGGCCCGGGTCTGGAGCACCACCGCGCCCTTGGTGGTGGCGACGGTCTCGCCGACCGCGAACGCGTCGGGCTCGACCATGGCGGGTACCCGCGGCTGGGAACTCATGTCCCGGGCGAAGGCACGCAGTCCCCGGACGGCGCTGAGACCTCCGGTGTCGATCAGTGCCTTCCACCCGAGCGGGCTGAGGAGCGGGCTGTTGGTCGGGGACAGGCCCTCGACGATGTTGTCGAGGACGAACCGGATCTTCTCGGTGTCCCGCCAGTCCAGGCCGGCGTCGGCGAGCAGGGCCTCGCTCGTGTGCGATGCCGCGAGATAGGCCTGCATGGTGCGACGGAGCAGCGGATTCTGCTGCCACGCGACATCACTGAAACGCTTGTCGGCCTTGGCCGGGGCACGATCGGACCGGCCGGCGGCGATCGCGCCGAGCTCACGCGCGAGGGCCCCGCCCCGGGAGGCGAGCGTGCGCGGTTGCTTGGCGAGTTCGAACCCGAAACGCGTCCACGAACTGTTCGGCTGCATTCTCGCCGGGAGCCCGCGCGTCGGCTTCGTGAGCAGGAGGTCGAGGGGGACGGCGAGTTCGTCGGGACTGGTGAACGAGGGTGCAGTGGTCACGGTGCGGTGCTTTCGGTGGTGGAAGCGGGGACGGTGATCTCGCGGCGGACGATCTTGCCGGTCGGGCCCTTGGGAAGGGTGTCGACGAGCCAGATCTTGCGCGGGTACTTGTAGGCGGCGACCCGGGTCCTGACGAAGTCACACAGCTCGGCGGGGTCGGCGTGCGCACCCGCTTTGAGCGCGATCGCGGCGCCGATCTCCTCGCCGAGGGACTCGTGCGGAACACCGACGACGGCCGCCTCGGCCACCGCGGGGTGCTCGTAGAGCACTTCCTCGACCTCGCGGGGGTAGACGTTGAAACCACCACGGATGATCAGGTCCTTTTTCCGGTCGACGATGACGAAATACCCGTCCTCGTCGACCTTTCCGATGTCGCCGGTGGCGAACCAGCCGTCCGGGGAGACGGCCGCCGCGGTGGCGTCGGGCAGGTTCCAGTAGCCCTTCATCACGTTGCCGCCGCGGATCTGAATCTCGCCGGGTTCGCCTTGCGCCACCTCGGCGCCCGCGTCGTCGACCACGCGCATCTCGACGCCCTCGATGGGAGTGCCGATCGTGCCGGGTTTGCGTTCGCGGCCCGGGTGGTTGAACGAGGCGACGGGGGAGGTCTCCGACAGTCCGTACCCTTCGAGGATCACGGCCCCGACGGCCTCCTCGAAGTCGGTGAGCACCTGCACCGGCAGCGCCGAGCCGCCGGATACGCAGACGCGGAGTGTCGCTGTGGCCGACTCCGGAAACTCGGACGCCACGCCGAGCAGCGCCGAGTACATCGTCGGGACACCCTCGAAGACGGTGACACCGTCACGTTCGACCACCTCGAGCGCCTGGCGTGGCTCGAACCGCGGGATCAACGTGAGGGTCGCACCGACCGACACGGCGGCGTTCAGCCCGCAGGTCAGGCCGAACACGTGGAAGAGCGGCAGACATCCCATCACCACGTCGGCGGGCCCGATCTCGAGCAGGGTGCGCGCGGTGACCTCGGCGTTCCGCGCGAGTCCGCCGTGGGTTAGTTCCGCGCCCTTGGGCTTGCCGGTCGTCCCGGACGTGTGGAGCACGACGGCGGTGTCGGTGTCCGTGCGATCGACCGGACGCGGCTGCGGCGGAACGTCGGCCATCAGGTCGTCGAGACCCGCGTCGTCCACCAGCCAGCACCGCGCGCCCGTCGCCGCCGCGGCGGCGGTGGCCGCATCCGCGAACCCCGGCGACCCGAACAGTGCCGTCGCGCCCGTGTTGGACAGAAAGAACGCCACCTCCCGCGATTTCAGCAGCGGATTCATGGGGACGGCGATCGCGCCGCGCCGCAGGATGCCGTACAAGACGATCGCGAACGCGGGGGTGTTGGGCAGCATCAACCCGACCCGGTCGCCCGGTGCGATGCCGGCGCGTTCGAGGACGGTGGCGAGCCGGGCGGCAGCGTCGTCGAACTCGGTGAAGGTGAGCTGCAGGTCGTCGCACCGGAGGGCGACGTTCCCGGGAACGTCTCGGGCGGACGCTGTGAGATTCATGCTCAGATTCGGCAAGATGGGTCTCCACTCGGTACCGGTTGTCGATTGCTTTCCATCGTGACCTCGCACGCAGCGAAGTGCGATGGTGGCGGGAACAACATGACGGCCCCCAGAATGTGCCCGGCCACAGTGCCCGGGTCCCGCCGACTATCGTGTCCGGTATGGCTGCGTCCCCCGACCCCTCTGTCGCAGCGATGGGCAGGGTGATGCTCGGCCACGCCGACGAACTGGGTGCGGAGCTCGCCGATCTGATCCGGGTGCAAGTCGATTTCTACGGTTCGAGTGCCGTCGTCGCGAAGGACGAGCTCCGGCAAAGTTGCGCCGCCAACATCGCTTTCGTCTTCCGGCAACTGTCCGGCGACGCCGACCCGGACATTCCCGCGGCGGCGGAGACCGGTACCGCGCGAGCCCGCGCCGGTGTTCCGTTGCCGGCCGTCATGGACGCATACCGTGTGGGGTTCCGATTCATGTGGGAGGCGACAATCGCGGAGGCACGCCGGAACGGCGACCTGTCGATCGACTCGATCCTGGATGCGACGTCGCAGATACTGCTCGCCCAGGACACCTTCACCCAGGCGATGACCACCGCCTACCGGAAGCAGCTCACCATTCAGATCCTCAGCCACGAGGAGGAGCGGTCCGCGTTGGTGGAAGCGCTTCTGTTCCGGCGGATCACCGACCGGCACAATCTGTGGGAGATCGCCGACACCCTGCGCCTGCCCACTTCGGGTCCCTATGTCGTTGTAGCAGCCGAGGTTCCAGAGATCGGACGACTGGGGCTCCCCGAGATCGCGAGCAAATTGGACGTGCGCGACATCCGCTCGGCGTGGCGGTTGCTTCCCGACCTACAGGTCGGGATCGTCTACCTCCGGGCGCCGGCGGTGCTCGGTACCGTCGTCGAGGTTCTCGAGGGCGTCGCATCGTCGCGTGTCGGGATCAGCCCGCGGTTCGACAATCTCGCCGAGACGGGTGAGGGGCTGCGTCTCGCCCGGCTGGCCATCGCGGGTGAACCCTCGTCGAAGTCACTGGTCGCGCTGTTCGACGATTCCCCGCTCGCGTTCGCCGCCGCGAGCGCACCCGACACGATGACCCGCATCCGGACGTCCATCCTCGGCCCCCTCGACGAGCTGCCGGACGCGGAGCGTCAGATCCTGGTGACCACCTTCGAGGCCTGGCTCGACACCGGCGGCTCGGCGAACGACACCGCGACCGCGATCTTCTGCCACCCCAACACGGTGCGTCACCGGCTGCGCCGGATCGAGGAGCGGACCGGCAGGTCTCTCTCGCGACCGCGGGACGTGGCCGAGTTGTGCCTGGCGTTCGAGATCGAGCGCCGCCGGCCGCGAGCCTCCGAGACGTAGTCAGGCGACCGCCTCCGGCGAGCGGACGACCACGCGTTTCGCGATGTGTTTCGCGACGTACGCGGCGTCGCGGCCCACGCCGCCGGTGAGCATCGACGCGAACGCCTGCAGGAACGGCAGCCCCACGAAATACAGTCCCGGATGGTCCGGTGAGACTCCGCGGGACTGCTCGGGCCACCCGTCGGAGCCGGTGACGGGGATCTGGATCCACGACGTGTCCTTGCGGAACCCGGTGCACCAGATGACGTTGCGGACGTCGAATGCGGTGCCGTCGTCGAGGACCGGTCTGCCGTCGTGGACGCCGGTGACCTTCGCGGGGAAGTGCTCCACACCGGCCGCAGCCAGGTCGGCCCGCTTGACCCGCAGGAGTGGTCCGCCGCCCGAGCGGACGTGGGTGCACATCTTCCGGCCGACGGGGGTGCGTTCCGTCAGAACGTGATTGGCCATGAACCACATGATCGGGACCGCGAGGTGGGCGAGGCGTCCCTCGATGTCGAACGGCACCTCCCCGCGGACGGGCCCGCAGATCGTGGTGCGATGCGAACGGGAGGCCTCCAGCGCGATGTCCGCGCCGGAGTGGCTGCACCCGACCACCAGCACCGGCCCGTCCTGCAGTTGGGACGGATTGCGGTAGTCGCTCGAATGCAGTTGCCGGATCCGGGGGTCGAGGCGCTCGGCGAGATCCGGGACGACCGGGGACTGCCAGGTCCCGGAGGCGACGACGACGTTGTCGGCCTCGAATCGGTCCGTCCCGGCGGTGACGACGTAACGGTCGCCGTCACGGGACAGGCCGTCGACGGTGGTGCCGGTCCGGATCGGGAGCGCGAATCGCTGCGCGTAGGCCTCGAAGTAGTCGGCGACCTCGTCCTTCCCGGGCCAGGACCACGCCGGGGCGGGAATTCCCCAGCCGGGCAGGCCGTCGTACCGGGCGGGACTGTAGAGCCGGAGCGAGTCGAATCGCTCCCGCCACACGTCTCCGACGCGGTCGTGGGCGTCGAGGATCACGAATCGCTGCCCGCATCGTGTGAGATGGTATCCGGTGGCGAGGCCGGCTTGTCCGGCGCCGATCACGATCGTCTCGAAGCGTTCTGTGGACATCGTCTGCCTTCTTCCCTGTGGTGATCGGTGGTCATGCTCAACGCTATGACCGGGCCGATCTCGGCGCGTCGGGAGAATGGCGCAGATACGTACGACCGTATGGGTACTTTCATGCAGACGGCCCGACGAGGCGATGCTCGTACGCATAGGCCGTGGCCGCGGACCGCGACGAGATCCCCAGCTTGACGAAGATGTTGCTCAGGTGCCGCGCGACCGTCTTCTCGCTGAGGAACAGTTCCGTCGCCACCGCCCGGTTGCTCTTGCCCGCCGCCACGAGGCGGAGCACACACACCTCACGCGGGGTCAGGGGAGTGCTGACCGCCGGGTCGGGGCGGAACTCCGCCCGGAGTCGCTCGAGATCCGGGACCGCGCCCAGTTGCCGGTAGGTGGCGGACGCGAGGTCGTGCTCCATCTGCGCGGTGTCGTCGTCCCCCAGGTCGCGGCACACCAGCGCGACCGACTCCCGGACCCGCGCGCACTCGTAGGGAGCGCCGATGTCCTGCCAGCGTCGCCACGCGTCGCGCAGAACGGTCAGCGCGTCGCTGCCCCGACCTTCGGCGTGCAGCACCGACCCCGACGTCTGAGCGGACAGTGCGCACAGGTAGGGGATCACGAATCGTGTTGCAATCGAGTCGAGTTCGTCGGCTGCGGCGCGAGCCGCCGGGACGTCGCCGGCGGCGAGCAGGATGTCCACGCAGGCGGGCAGCAGCCGGGCGCGTTCCACGGCGCCGGTGGACTCGTCCACCGCACAGCGGATCGAAGCGACCGCGCTGCCGACCCGCCCCTGCGCCATCCGCATCAGCGCGAGTCCGGGCTGCGGCCGCCTGCCCCAGCGGTTCGCCTCCAGAAACAGCTTCTCGGCCTGGGCGACCTCGCCGCGCAGGCGGTGGAGGTCGGCCATCACGTAGGCGGCGGACCCGGCCGCGGCGTGCGAGGCGAGCCGCTCGCGTGCCCGCCGCGCCGAGTCCATCGCCGTGGGCCACTCGCCCTGCAGTTGCAGGATCTCGGCGCGGTGGACGAGGCACTGACCGCGGTAGGGGACGAGGTCGGGTTGCGAAGAGCACCACTCCTCCAGCGCCACAGTCCATTCCCTGGACCGGCGGAGATCGCACATGTTCTGGCACTGCTCGATCACGGCGCAGTACACGATCCCCGCCACCACCGGGGACACCTCGTCGGACGTCACCCCGACCATCGCCTCGTCGAACGCGGACACCGCGTCGGCGACCTCCCCCAGCAGGACGAGCGAATGACCGGTGCCCAGCACCCCCAGCGTCGTCAGGTCCGGGTCGGCGAACCGGGTGCCCGTCTCCGTGATCGCACGGAAGATGTCGCGCGCGGCGGTGCCGTCACCGGCGTCGATCCGCCTCAGTCCCTGCGGCACCAGTAGGTAGCCGCGTTCGGCGCAGTCCACCCCCGCGGTGTCCAGCAGTCGCTGGGCCTTGCTCAGCCAGCCGCCGCCGCGCGCCTGCTCGCCCCGCATGATCAAAACGAACGAGAGCCAGAACGCGCACCGCGCGGAGCGCACCGGCCGACCCGCGCGGGCCCACTCGTGCACCGCCCGTTCCCACCATTCGGTGCTGGCGTCGTCCTCACCGAGCAGGTAGGCGGCGGTGGCGACCAGTTCGAGGTCGTCACCGGACAGCGGGTCCTGCCGGTCGGCGCCCGACAGTCGGGCGTAGGCGTCGCGCCAGTCTCGTCGTTCGAAGGCCGCACGGCCCGTCCGGAGTTCCGACGCCGCGTCGGACATCACTGTCTCCTGCCGAAGATCTGCGCGCTGACCTGCTCGGATTTCAGACTACCGCCGCACCGGGCCCGCCGGGAACGTCGAATATTTCCTGCAACCTGTCGGTGCCTCGAGTCACACTGGGTCCAGACGCCAACGGATGGGAACTTCTGATGGTCGATGCGATAACGGCAGAGGGTCTGGTCAAGAAATACGGCAAGGTCACGGCACTGGACGGGGTCGACCTCGCGGTCCCGTCGGGAACGGTGATGGCGCTGCTCGGCCCGAACGGCGCCGGCAAGACGACGGCGGTGCGGGTCTTCACCACCCTTCTCGTCCCGGATGCCGGCCGGGCGGAGGTGGCCGGTCTCGACGTCGTCCACGATGCGCGGGTGCTCCGATCCCGGATCGGGGCGTCGGGTCAGTACGCCGCCGTCGACGAGTACCTCACCGGTTTCGAGAACCTCGAGATGGTCGGGCGGCTCTACCACCTCGGGGGCAAGCGCAGTAAGGCGCGCGCCCGCGAACTGCTCGAACAGTTCGACCTGGTCGAGGCAGGAGATCGCCCCGTCAAGGGCTACTCGGGTGGCATGCGTCGTCGTCTCGACCTCGCGGGAGCACTCGTCGCCGAGCCGGAAGTGTTGTTCCTGGACGAACCGACCACCGGGCTCGACCCCCGCGCCCGGCTGGCGCTCTGGGATGTCATCGACAATCTCGTCGCCAGGGGCACCACGCTTCTCCTGACCACCCAGTACATGGAAGAAGCCGAGCGCCTCGCCGACCAGATCGCCGTGATCGACCACGGTTCGGTCATCGCCCGCGGAACTGCCGACGAATTGAAGGACCGCGTGGGCGGTGAGCGCATCGAGTTGAGCGTCCGGGAGGGCATCGAACTCTCCGTCGTGCGCGACGAACTGGCCCCACTCGCCGCTGGGGACATCCTGGTGGAGGAGAACGTCCGCCGTGTGACGGTGCCGGTGACCGGCGGTGCGGACGCCCTCGTCGAGGCGCTGGGCCGCCTCTCCGATCGAGGAGTGAAGGTGTTCGACGTCGGTCTGCGCCGACCGACCCTGGACGACGTGTTCCTCACCCTGACCGGACACGAAGCCGAAGAGGAGCACGTCTCATGAGCGCCCCACAGACCGCGTCCGTGCACACCGCGCTCGCGGACGGGCTCACGATCGCCAAGCGCAACATGATCAAGATCAAGCGCGTCCCCGACCTCATCGTGTTCACCACGTTGTCGCCGATCATGTTCGTGCTGCTGTTCGCGTACGTGTTCGGTAGTGCCATCCAGGTTCCCGGGATGTCCTACCGCGAGTTCCTGATCGCCGGGATCTTCACGCAGACAGTCATCTTCGGGGCCACATGGACTGGTCTCGGGATGGTCGAGGATCTGCAGAAGGGGATCATCGACCGGTTCCGGTCGCTTCCGATGGCCCCATCCGCCGTTCTCCTCGGCCGCACCTCCACCGACGTCCTGATCAACATCGTCAGCCTTGTCGTGATGTCACTGACGGGTCTGATCATCGGGTGGCGCATCCACTCGAGTCTCGGCGAAGCGCTGCTCGGCTACCTGCTCCTGCTGTTGTTCGCCTACGCGCTGTCGTGGGTGATGGCGGTGGTCGGCCTGTGGATCCGCACGCCGGAGGTGTTCAACAACGCCAGCTTCATCGTCATCTTCCCGCTCTCGTTCATCGCGAACACGTTCGTCGAGACCACCAACCTGCCCGGTCCGCTGAAGGTGATCGCGGAATGGAATCCGGTGTCCGCGGTGACGCAGGCCGTGCGAGAACTGTTCGGAAACACCAACCCGGACATGACCGTTCCCGACGCTTGGCCGTTGCAGCACCCGATCATCGCCTCACTGGCATGGTCGGCGGTGCTGCTGGTGATCTTCGTGCCGTTCGCGATCCGGCGCTACAAGAAGGCCGTCAGCCGCTGAGGGGCGGCGGTCACCGCCCCGCAGCCGGGATCACGCCCAACTGCTGGAGCATGGCGAGGACGTCCTTGTCCGACCACTTCTCCGCAATCCGCCCGTTCTCGATGCGGTGGATGACGGTGGCGGTCATTTCCATGCGGTTCCCCGTCGCGGGAATTCCGGGCAGATCACCCGTCTGCGTTCCGGCACACAGTAGCCGGGTAACGACCTTGTCGCCCTCGGCCACCTGATCCTCGATCACGTGCGTCCCCGGTGTGGCCTCCCAGAACAACCGGAATACCTGCTTCAGTCCCTCGCGCCCCGGTGCTTCGAGGCCGGGAAACGGCGGCGGTGAATGGTCGAGGTAATTCTCGTCGACGAGTTCGTCCAGTGCGTCGATGTTGCCTGCGTCGATCTCGGTGTAGAAACGCCGGATCAATTCCTTGTTCGCTTCCAGTGACATGTCTCCATTGTCTGCCGGTCGCGTCGCCGCGTACACCCACCTCCGCCGGACCAACGGGACGCTCGTTGCGTCAGATCGAACGAGCGTCCCGTTCGTTCAGGGGCTAGCGGAGTTCGCGCGGCGAATCGACGTCGCGTCCCGACCCCAGGTCGGAGCAGTCGACCGTCTCGGCGCCGTGTGCGCCGAGGTACGTGCGTGCGCCGGAGTCGCCGGTGAGACTGCGCCGCAACGGTAGCCAGTGGTCCCGGCCGATCAGCACGGGGTGACCCGGACGGCCGGCGTAATGAGCCTGACGGAGCGCCGCTCGGGCGTCGCCGGGCGGCACCGACGCCACCCGCCGGATTGCGTCGACACCGAGGTCGGGGAGATCGACGAGGGTGATGACGACGGCATCGACGTCGTCGAACGTCGCCGCGACCTCCAGCCCCCGGCGCAGGGAGGCGGACAATCCCGACTGCCAGTCCTCCGCGATCCCGACGGTGACGGGGGCGCCGTCGGGAAGTAGGTCCTCGGCCTCCTCGGCGCGGGCACCGAGCACCACGACGGTGGGCTCGCATCCCGCGGCCGACAGCACTCGCACGCCGCGCGCGAGCCACGGTTCTCCGTCCGCGCCGACGACGAGTGACTTGGGCATGCCCATGCGCGAACCGGCCCCGGCCGCGAGCAGCACGCCCCCGATCGTCATCGTGGTCTCACCGGTCCGCGCTGCATGCGTTCAACTTACTTTTCCTTGGCGAAGTTCGCGTTGACGCGCTGGTAGAGGTAGTCCTCGGCGGTGATGTCGGGGTACTTGCCCGCCGGTCCGGAGATGACGACGTCGCGGTTGGCCTGGGCGAAGAACGCGAGGCTGTAGCGGGCGCCGTGGTCGCCGTCCGGTCCGGGGTTCTTCACGCGGTGGAAGTTGGACGGCAACCGGTCGTCGCTCCACCGCATGAGCATGTCACCGATGTTGCAGGTGATCGCGTCCTCGGACGGCTCGATGGGCGTCCACTCCTGGGTGTCCATCTCCTTGCCCGGCAGCACCTGCAGACCGCCCTGGCCCTCCTGCTGGAACAGCAGCGTGAGGCAGTCGAAATCGGTGTGGGCGCCGGCGCGCCACAGGCCGAGGTCGCCGCGAAGGTGCTCCGGGATGGCGAAGTAGTGCAGCATCCGCAGGGTGCTCTGGTAGCTGTCCACCGACGGGTCGTGGGCCTCGGCGAAGAAGTTGCGCTCGAACCCGAGCTTGTCGGCGAAGCACGACAGCAGTCGCATGGCCACGTCCCAGCACTGCGCCTCGAATCCGAGCATCGTGTTGCGGAACCCGGCCAGTTCCTCCTCGGTGGGCCACAGGTCGCCCATGTGCGGCCGGGTGATCTGGTACGACTCCTTCTCGTCGGGGACGCCGATGGACGGGCGCACCTGGGTTTTGCTCTCCCACCCGGAGTTGAAGCCCTTCTTCAGCGGGTACTGCGCCTTCACAGCTGAATCGAGGGCGAAGAACTGCTCGGACATCGCAAACGCCTGGCGCACGTCGGCGAGG
This genomic interval carries:
- a CDS encoding daunorubicin resistance protein DrrA family ABC transporter ATP-binding protein, with translation MVDAITAEGLVKKYGKVTALDGVDLAVPSGTVMALLGPNGAGKTTAVRVFTTLLVPDAGRAEVAGLDVVHDARVLRSRIGASGQYAAVDEYLTGFENLEMVGRLYHLGGKRSKARARELLEQFDLVEAGDRPVKGYSGGMRRRLDLAGALVAEPEVLFLDEPTTGLDPRARLALWDVIDNLVARGTTLLLTTQYMEEAERLADQIAVIDHGSVIARGTADELKDRVGGERIELSVREGIELSVVRDELAPLAAGDILVEENVRRVTVPVTGGADALVEALGRLSDRGVKVFDVGLRRPTLDDVFLTLTGHEAEEEHVS
- a CDS encoding helix-turn-helix transcriptional regulator, which encodes MSDAASELRTGRAAFERRDWRDAYARLSGADRQDPLSGDDLELVATAAYLLGEDDASTEWWERAVHEWARAGRPVRSARCAFWLSFVLIMRGEQARGGGWLSKAQRLLDTAGVDCAERGYLLVPQGLRRIDAGDGTAARDIFRAITETGTRFADPDLTTLGVLGTGHSLVLLGEVADAVSAFDEAMVGVTSDEVSPVVAGIVYCAVIEQCQNMCDLRRSREWTVALEEWCSSQPDLVPYRGQCLVHRAEILQLQGEWPTAMDSARRARERLASHAAAGSAAYVMADLHRLRGEVAQAEKLFLEANRWGRRPQPGLALMRMAQGRVGSAVASIRCAVDESTGAVERARLLPACVDILLAAGDVPAARAAADELDSIATRFVIPYLCALSAQTSGSVLHAEGRGSDALTVLRDAWRRWQDIGAPYECARVRESVALVCRDLGDDDTAQMEHDLASATYRQLGAVPDLERLRAEFRPDPAVSTPLTPREVCVLRLVAAGKSNRAVATELFLSEKTVARHLSNIFVKLGISSRSAATAYAYEHRLVGPSA
- a CDS encoding flavin-containing monooxygenase, whose translation is MSTERFETIVIGAGQAGLATGYHLTRCGQRFVILDAHDRVGDVWRERFDSLRLYSPARYDGLPGWGIPAPAWSWPGKDEVADYFEAYAQRFALPIRTGTTVDGLSRDGDRYVVTAGTDRFEADNVVVASGTWQSPVVPDLAERLDPRIRQLHSSDYRNPSQLQDGPVLVVGCSHSGADIALEASRSHRTTICGPVRGEVPFDIEGRLAHLAVPIMWFMANHVLTERTPVGRKMCTHVRSGGGPLLRVKRADLAAAGVEHFPAKVTGVHDGRPVLDDGTAFDVRNVIWCTGFRKDTSWIQIPVTGSDGWPEQSRGVSPDHPGLYFVGLPFLQAFASMLTGGVGRDAAYVAKHIAKRVVVRSPEAVA
- a CDS encoding isopenicillin N synthase family dioxygenase encodes the protein MTGSHTLNELAKESRMGGLGTETTDREIRRIDLSDFDARRSDITEQLWNAAVDVGFFQVYNHGIDLADVRQAFAMSEQFFALDSAVKAQYPLKKGFNSGWESKTQVRPSIGVPDEKESYQITRPHMGDLWPTEEELAGFRNTMLGFEAQCWDVAMRLLSCFADKLGFERNFFAEAHDPSVDSYQSTLRMLHYFAIPEHLRGDLGLWRAGAHTDFDCLTLLFQQEGQGGLQVLPGKEMDTQEWTPIEPSEDAITCNIGDMLMRWSDDRLPSNFHRVKNPGPDGDHGARYSLAFFAQANRDVVISGPAGKYPDITAEDYLYQRVNANFAKEK
- a CDS encoding ester cyclase yields the protein MSLEANKELIRRFYTEIDAGNIDALDELVDENYLDHSPPPFPGLEAPGREGLKQVFRLFWEATPGTHVIEDQVAEGDKVVTRLLCAGTQTGDLPGIPATGNRMEMTATVIHRIENGRIAEKWSDKDVLAMLQQLGVIPAAGR
- a CDS encoding PucR family transcriptional regulator — encoded protein: MAASPDPSVAAMGRVMLGHADELGAELADLIRVQVDFYGSSAVVAKDELRQSCAANIAFVFRQLSGDADPDIPAAAETGTARARAGVPLPAVMDAYRVGFRFMWEATIAEARRNGDLSIDSILDATSQILLAQDTFTQAMTTAYRKQLTIQILSHEEERSALVEALLFRRITDRHNLWEIADTLRLPTSGPYVVVAAEVPEIGRLGLPEIASKLDVRDIRSAWRLLPDLQVGIVYLRAPAVLGTVVEVLEGVASSRVGISPRFDNLAETGEGLRLARLAIAGEPSSKSLVALFDDSPLAFAAASAPDTMTRIRTSILGPLDELPDAERQILVTTFEAWLDTGGSANDTATAIFCHPNTVRHRLRRIEERTGRSLSRPRDVAELCLAFEIERRRPRASET
- a CDS encoding long-chain-fatty-acid--CoA ligase, with protein sequence MPNLSMNLTASARDVPGNVALRCDDLQLTFTEFDDAAARLATVLERAGIAPGDRVGLMLPNTPAFAIVLYGILRRGAIAVPMNPLLKSREVAFFLSNTGATALFGSPGFADAATAAAAATGARCWLVDDAGLDDLMADVPPQPRPVDRTDTDTAVVLHTSGTTGKPKGAELTHGGLARNAEVTARTLLEIGPADVVMGCLPLFHVFGLTCGLNAAVSVGATLTLIPRFEPRQALEVVERDGVTVFEGVPTMYSALLGVASEFPESATATLRVCVSGGSALPVQVLTDFEEAVGAVILEGYGLSETSPVASFNHPGRERKPGTIGTPIEGVEMRVVDDAGAEVAQGEPGEIQIRGGNVMKGYWNLPDATAAAVSPDGWFATGDIGKVDEDGYFVIVDRKKDLIIRGGFNVYPREVEEVLYEHPAVAEAAVVGVPHESLGEEIGAAIALKAGAHADPAELCDFVRTRVAAYKYPRKIWLVDTLPKGPTGKIVRREITVPASTTESTAP
- a CDS encoding nucleotidyltransferase family protein; amino-acid sequence: MTIGGVLLAAGAGSRMGMPKSLVVGADGEPWLARGVRVLSAAGCEPTVVVLGARAEEAEDLLPDGAPVTVGIAEDWQSGLSASLRRGLEVAATFDDVDAVVITLVDLPDLGVDAIRRVASVPPGDARAALRQAHYAGRPGHPVLIGRDHWLPLRRSLTGDSGARTYLGAHGAETVDCSDLGSGRDVDSPRELR
- a CDS encoding ABC transporter permease; protein product: MSAPQTASVHTALADGLTIAKRNMIKIKRVPDLIVFTTLSPIMFVLLFAYVFGSAIQVPGMSYREFLIAGIFTQTVIFGATWTGLGMVEDLQKGIIDRFRSLPMAPSAVLLGRTSTDVLINIVSLVVMSLTGLIIGWRIHSSLGEALLGYLLLLLFAYALSWVMAVVGLWIRTPEVFNNASFIVIFPLSFIANTFVETTNLPGPLKVIAEWNPVSAVTQAVRELFGNTNPDMTVPDAWPLQHPIIASLAWSAVLLVIFVPFAIRRYKKAVSR